Below is a window of Lodderomyces elongisporus chromosome 3, complete sequence DNA.
ACTCCCCCCCTCCACTAACCCCATCCCAAACAATTACGGgcaaaagagagaaagaagaaaaataaaatatatataaaaacaGATTCGATTATTAAAGCATATAGAGTAAATCATGCAATTCTTGTAATTATTAACCcataaaaaagattaaagaagaagaaaaagttgaacaGAGATATTATATTTCACTTTTCCTCAGTTACTTTACGGCGAGGTCTCAGCCCATTATGACATTTTGCATTATTCAGGCGTtgttatatattttttttttatcttttttttttttaatttatttcaCCGTCCTTATCCTCCaaatctctctctctctaacatacttttccttctctttattGACTTTGACTTAGTGTTGTGTGCATTtttgaagagaaagaaaaaactatTGACAGGGAATTTTGTATCCAGATCGCCCTTTTGCTTTTCGAATTGGTTGGCTTATTCTCTTTTAGCGAACACCATAAAGCTATTTGCAAGTTTCAGCCGTATCACCATTTCAAGTTGGATAGTTTGCTCCGCCCCCTTgccccccccctccccacAACCCAACTTAGTTCCAACattaaaatgaaaaatcgCAAAGGTGAGACAGAACCACCAACGCCTTGAACTAAACTTTTAGGGCACAATTTACAGTTGAGCAAATTAAcgcaaaatacaaaatacaaaattacAAAGAGATGTTATCTAGAtccttcaatttttttttttttgtgttttcaaagttttttgaataaaaattaatgataaaataaaaacaatggACTTCTTTCTCAAAACTTTTCAGTAAGCTTTGCTCATCTTTGTGCAGATACCATTTCATTCAACCAAGCATACATTTTGACAACTAACTTTGATTCAAGGCGGTATACATGGGTAtcgagaaagagagaatgaaaaagaaaaggggaAACTGTGGAAATAGCTCCTACTAATTTTTATTCCTTCCTACAAATCCTTGTTTTGTCAGGCAACAACCTATTGATGCTATGGTATTGATTGTAGAAAGCAAAGGAAAATTGAGGGAAAGAATCACACACATAGAAATAATCTCTATACTCCAACCCCGAAACCGGACAAATCAAGACAAGAGCATAAAATTTTGGTGCacatttttgcttttgctgttgctgttgttgctgttgctgttgttgtgcCTTCATTTTACTTCATTTCAATTTATGCTATATCTTCGACATATCAACAGCTTGATGCAGCTCTTGTTAATGACAAACAATTTGGTGTTGGACGTTATTTGGGCAAAATAACAAATTGGTACTGAACACTTTTCTTAGCGGCTTTTCTGAATCAACGCCTTtgattttcatttttcattttaattttcattttttttaactttgtGGTGCTGATAATGAAATTGTAAACACACTCGACAATGTTTAGCGCCAAAATATGACTTAGCGGCATtctgacaaaaaaaaaaacagttgaattacaagaaaaatattaaaagtccaaagaaaaaaaaaaaagaaataaagaatgaaaaaactttttgaacACGTGACATGATATTCTAATGAtattgggggggggggggtgaTTGAAAACATCTAAATCTTATCTATGGGAGTATAAATTAACCTTTGCCAAGTATATTACGaaagcaaacaaaagagtGGGAAAAGAGGAGTGAATGCTTGGAAATTGGTgtaaatcaaaagaaaggTTATGTGACAAGGTCGAATCGGggaaacaataaaaaaaaagttattttgaattttgacCACGATTTGATGAAGTAAGAAATTCCATATATTCCTGAGTTGAAAATATCCCTAGCCAAAAGTTATTTGTAGTGACCAATGTAGCTGTATTGAAGTTTTAGTGTGGACTCAAGATTACACCACGATCTCGGGCTACTACACGAGTGTACCCtattcatttcatttcatttcatttctttctttttttttgggtttcAACAAGACCCCAAACTCAAATTCAGATTAAAATACAGGATTAGCATTTAGCATTTAGCATGTAGCATTTGGCTTTTGGCATATGGTAACATACAAATACGAAGAAACTTTAGTATTAGAAAAGTTTACCATAGCTCTAAATCCATCTACTCAACCCCCCATCCTCTCAGCCCCTTTTCTCTCATATACAAACAATCTATACACGGCAATAGTGAGCTGCAGTGAAAAGGTAAAACCATTTACATTCAAATGCCGTTCATATTTCCTTCAACCTATTCACTGCTGTCCGCACAATAACAAGATTGAActtattgtttctttggattttttatcattattgaaatttagaatttaaaaataaaatgtcTGGGGTAAAAGCTTTGTTTCATATAAAGAATAcctcaaaaaagaagttatCTCCACTTGGTCGTGTTTTCCTTCAAACTTTTCAAGATAAAATGTTGAAGATATGGTAGAATCTTGAAttacaaattcaaattgcaaaagctACGAAAACTGGTGAATTTATGaacttttgaagaaaataaatcaCGTGATTTGTACTTTCtctgtgtttttttttcgccTCTTCTAATAATATACTTCTACAATGATTGTTAAAAGATACATagatacaaatatataatatatcACCTTGAGGTTTTAAAGGCAAGTGTCATTAcataaattttttgttttctaatcattttcattctccGAGCCGAATCCGAATTAACATACAATTTCGATTTAATAAAACTAAATCAATATTGAATACGGAGATAAGAAGTAATAAGCAACAATTCTAGCAAACAGAATATAGAGGGAAATAAACTCCCATCGTGTGAAGGTCTTGACACTGgtataaaaaacaatacaaagtAATCGATAGCTAACAAAACTACTTCGAAGTTAACAGTAatccttcccccccccccttcaCCCGCCAATTTCCTTACTTcgttattttatttttcaaggGAAAAATAGGATGTGTAACCACGTTGGCTGGACTCTGACTTGATCTAGATTATTTGTTAACCAGATGTGAAGCCGGTGGTTGCTGACTATAACCGAAACcacttgtttttgtttccttttttctttagcttttcttttctattctttttacgCTCTTTGACATATTCTCGGGTTCAGATTGGCTGGCTCTCGGATCTTATTTACTCAGCTTATTTTAAATCCGCGCCGCATCTCACCTCACCTCACCGCACCATCCGCTCCCCTCCCTTTTAATGTAaccgaaaaaaaacatgaCAAATAAAAGATAGAAAAAGCGAGAGAGAAATAAAGGAAGAAGGGATAGAAAGGAACAAGTAggaaaatttcaaaagagCAAGCTCCATCAGGTAGCGCCTTCCActttcttatttctttctcgCGTGTAGTCTTTGGAAaatttctctcttctcCGCTTTCCTGTATCCCCATCTGATATATAAGCAACTTGTATCACgtcatattttttttttcccaatAGCTACATACCACCACCCTTTCCTATTATCATAGGCTTCATACTTATCATCACCAGCATATATCTCCAACTATCTTTTACTTTagttcttttattcttttttcttattgtCGACAAAACATTTAGTGAAAGCACCTGGAACTTTACCAAACTACGctattgtgtttttttttttttttttttaattttcatcAAATGGTGTTATATTTCGAAAACAAGCATAATTACaattttgactttgaaacTGCAAGTTTAGCATATTTGAACAGATACCCAAACCCATTTGCCAAACATGTCTTATCCGTTGACACTCTAGACCACTATATCGATTCCCAGGGACAATTATGCACCACacgtgttgttgttaaacGAGGCAAACTACCCAGTTTCATCAAACCATTCTTGGGTGTCGCAAATTTGAATTCCTGGATCATTGAAAAATCTATAATCAATCCTAAAACTAAGACCTTGATATCGTATACAAGCAATATTGACCATCGAAAATTTATCAGAGTTGAGGAATATATCAAATACAAAGGTGATGTTGGTGCTGGATGCACAACAGTCGAGAGCAAGGTGAAATTTTCATCCAACTTCTTTGGCTTGAAATCAAAGATTGAAGAATGGAGTCATAAGCGCTTTTCAACGAATATACAAAACTCTAGAGATGGATTGAACTATGTGATGACTAAATTGAAAGAACGAGGAAGAAATTATTTAATTCAAAAGCAAGCacagatgatgatgcaaaTACTGAACCAAGTGGATTAAGATGCAAACGGTGTAAATAAACTATTTGAAtgtttgtctttctttttttattttccccTTTAACTTGAGCTCTACTTActtacatacatacatatatatatatatttattttaacGAAGGTTTAcgattactattattatattattgttatttttttttatcgtattattgttgttgctcttATTGCTGTCATCATTAGTACAACTATTGTTTATACTACTTGGCATTTTTGTTACTGATCTATACAATGGCACTCTTTCTTCCACAAGTCAATTGTCACAGCTAGTACTGAAAACTTAGATGTGGATGGTATTTTCAAGTATAAAACAAAGCATATAGAACTCACATCACGTGactgttttatttttgtatttagAATAACTCTTGAATTTCGCACGTGACAGCATAGATAAGCAATTATTAAGATAGCGAGTTTGAAACACACCAATTTGGTTACATTCTCCCCTTTCGCCTCTTGTTATCCACCCTCGGTTTTAGGAAGTTGTTGTGCAGCATACTACAGCAACCAAATTACCAATAATTACCCAACACCAATCCTTGGTATCAAAagcattctttttttttaaaaaacctacatctcttttttctttacatctctgtctttgttgttttcattcttttgttttccaattcTACTTTCTGTTATTACCGTTTTTCcttattcctttttcctttattcttttgtatttaGATACAGATAAGCCTTTACCACTCCACTAACCTTTTACTACCTAACTGAAACCCCTGTGGAGTAAGCTATAGAGAGAGGGAAACTCAcgcaaaattaaaaaaccaaaaaaaagtaataataataaaaaaaataaaaattaataatgaCTGATTCTGCTTTTGACCCACTAAAAtctagaagaagaaaatcaTCCTTATCAAGCACGTCGTTACACGTCATACCCTCCACAACCAATAATATTAATATCTCTCctcacaacaacaacaacaacaacaccatagtcaccaccaccaccaagaTGTCTTTTCCATCTAATCGCAAACACAATGTAAAGCCAAATCAGGCTTCTAATACTATTACCAACAGTACCAATAGTCACACTACATCGCCGCGACCGGAACCTACCATTATCAAACGCCGCAATTCTTCATTTGCAGCACCAAATTCACCCTGGTTCCGACGCAACTCATTCTTATCGCAAACGATGATCCAAGACGAAGATTGCAGTGTTTATGAATCAAATTACGGCGGGTTTTACTCGTCCTTTTCCACGCCGTCATCATCTTCGTTAGAACAAAAAGGtgttttcaacaacaatcggGGTACCCCACATTTCTCGAATTATGCCATCATATCATTACGTGAGTGCCAAGGTTTCCTATTCAACCAGGACCTATTTGCTACCCCATATCAACAAGTGAGATCCAAGGCAAACGCGAAACGATATAGTATGAGTTtgcaaagagagaaaaaggtaCTGCTGAGGCGAGGAAGTAGAGGCCACTCGACAACGCCTCATGATATTAGAAACCACAAGAATCGAAGACATACTAGTTACCATCCTCAACGGCCACAACTATTAAATATAGGCGAAAAAGTTGGTAATGGTACTGGCAAGGATGAAGATGGAGCAATTATTGACGAGGATGATTCGGATGAAGAGATGCATGATGCACAAGAAGTATTAGAGAATCCAAATGGAAACACAATTTCAAATCAGACTAAAGCTGGTAGAAATGATCGATTCGAAGAAGACGGAGGTGAAGGTCAAGAAGATGAGAATGACAGTGAAATGGATGAAGTAGACGACGacgaggaagaggaagaggaagacgacgaggaggaggaggatgaTTACAGGGAAATGCATGCATATGGTGGAGACTACAACAATAGAAGGTACAGGGTAAAAGTCACCGATATATTGttggatgaagaagataatGATATTTTTCCTGCACCGGATGTATAAGTTTTTGAATGGAGACTGACAAAGATAAAGGTggtaaatataaatatctACCTGTTTACTCACATGAAAGGTCAAGAGATGGAGTCTTTTCTCGattacctttttttgtcatAACTAACTTCAGCTCCCCGTACTAGACGTTCTACATCGATTGTATATAATTGAACTCGATGAAATTAGAATTACAATAATtaatgctttttttttgccaatGATAAATTGTACTCCATAAACACGCTTTATAAAAGTGTGGCATGAAATCTGTCTCTGTATTAAAGTGTCGCGACAATTACCCTCTCactatctttttttccctctcttatttctctctatttttcattcataATTAAGAGAAAAGCACCAAAACTAGTAACGATGTCACATTGCGAACTTTAACTACTGAAAGTACGATGTATAATTGATCTATTTTTATAAACTAGAAATTAACTCCATTAGTTTTTGACAAAGAAACTAATACTACAAAATAGAAACTCCCAACCTTTTACACACCAGGATCAAAGTATTTTGATATATCTTTCAGTTATGGCAGATTTAAACAAGAAACTAGAAAATCTTTCACTCGACTTCTCCAACCATCAAAACACATTACAAGATCTTATAACATCGCGATCTCAATTGGAAACCCAATaccaagaaaacaagattgTTCGTGATGAATTTGCCCAAATTGATGGAACTAGTGAAAGTTGTAAAATTTACAAATTGGTGGGACCAGTATTGTTGCCGCAGGACTATTCAGAGGCCGAGATGAatgtcaaaaaaagaatcgaATTC
It encodes the following:
- the YKE2 gene encoding Prefoldin subunit 6 (BUSCO:EOG09265E8A); amino-acid sequence: MADLNKKLENLSLDFSNHQNTLQDLITSRSQLETQYQENKIVRDEFAQIDGTSESCKIYKLVGPVLLPQDYSEAEMNVKKRIEFIEGEIKRVETRIEAEEKKMEGIRGDIVALRASVQT